From the Telopea speciosissima isolate NSW1024214 ecotype Mountain lineage chromosome 9, Tspe_v1, whole genome shotgun sequence genome, the window ccaaaaaaatagggttcataaattgagaaaataaaaacttttccAAAAAATTTGTCCCTCATTCTCTCCCAAAAAATAGCATCCATTAATCTTGAGtagttttggaaccctaagactttttcattcttcaaaaaaaaaaacctccccattgtttaaaaaaaaaaaaatagaaacgatttttccattcttcaaaaaaagaagaagaaacgagtCTATGTACATTGACATGCTGTACAACTcgctctcccaaaaaaatagggttcataaattgagaaaataaaaacttttccAAAAAATTTGTCCCTCATTCTCTCCCAAAAATAGCATTCATTAATCTTGAGTAGTTTTGGAACCCTAACACTTTttcattcttaaaaaaaaaatacttccccattgtttaaaaaaaataaaaaaatagatcgTGTATGTAAATTGCCATGCTTTGTACCAATCTTATCTTCATTTCCTAAAATTGTCCCTCATTCTCTCCCAAAAAATAGCATTCATTAATTGAAATGCTTTGTACCAATCTTATCTTCATTTCCTAAGATTTTttcattcttaaaaaaaaaaaaaaaaaaaaaaaaaaaaaacaactcccaaaaaaatagggtttataaattgataaaataaaagacttttcccttgtttttaggtaagtatatgtaaattataaaaaaaaaaattaaagactttccccttgtttttaagtaagtatatttaaattataaaaaaaaatagaaacacgTGTATTTAAATTGCCATGCTTTGTACCAATCATATTTTCATTTCCTAAGatttttccattcttcaaaaaagcaaacaagtgcatttgcacgtgtaactttactagtatatatatatttggtagAACAAaagtctccctctctctctctatatatattagagacggggtgggggtgggatgctgtaggagagagagagagagagagagagagagagagagagagagacttttgTTCTAATGTTCGataattttactattttacctaCAGTTAAGTAGCAATTttgcacatgttcattaatAGTACCCTCATGAACAAACATTAACAGTTTATGACAATAAGTCATAAACAACTCTCGAGCTATAAATTTGTGTTTATATTGGTTTATTTTAATAAGTAATAGGgatcataaatcataccaaacacatctatttatatttatgtgttagataaacataaatttaaactataccaaagatagcttaaaacaaaataatttatagggaaaaatAATGTCGTCCGATCGCGTGGCTCCTATGTCCAAAGGCCAAACACAAGAGCTCGCAAATTTACCCCCACCCTCGTGAAATATAAAAATCCCattcatgttgatgcccttgcatGCACTGTCATTGGCCTCACACTAGTgtaggggctacacgaccaCACAATGATCTCTCGCCctaatttatatttataacaAATTAGACGTCAGTAGACTAACACATGAtactgaaacaaaaaaatttgcaaACACGAATTGATTATAGCAATGCCATAAGTGCTAaacatccatttttttttttggtaacaagtGCTAAACATCCGGTttactttataaaaaaaatccaaataaacTTTCAAACATTCTAAACTAACATGAATCTAAACACATAAGATTAAGCTATGAAAAATAATATgagaaattcaaaattaattaaatagtaAAAATGCCTTCATAATGCATGATTCCCTAAAAAATTACTAGAATGCTCTAAAAACAGTGGCAAGTCATAATAATTTAGGAGAAACTTGATGAATACCTATTGATGTTAATTAATATGAGGTGGGGTTGTGGGGGAAGGCAAGGTCATTGGTGGTCATGTGGGTGGTGGCGGACGGAGGTGGGCTGCTGAGAGCTGTAGTGGGGGATGGGAGAGGATAGGAGTAATTTAGAAAATTTAAATTACCAAGGAAAAAAGAGCATAGTTGAAAAACTAGGTTTTCTGATTGGACTcgccttttaaaaaaaattggtgaCTCGGCATTGTCAAACCCGATCAAAACGAGTCacgttttttttaaattttaatgcaataaatatgtataaattagtaaaaatcagaaaatatgggaaaacaaggaaaaaaaaaaataaaggaatcacatatcaTTTCATTTTGAGTtcataccattgaacaagagaagggagttgAGGAGTTTGGGTTTCGTATTGTTTTATAATATGGATTTaatattttactcaactcaatttCTAAGTGAATCGGTTTtgtggtttttaaaaaaacgaCTATACTCGTTGAGTTTGTTATGAATCAAGtaaaaatatcaagtcttatttgactcgaaCGATTTATTACTTTGTCTCGCCATTTTTTACTTTGACCTAGTCTACATGACTCTTTaccaggttttccaaaattttagtTCGACGGACGGTCGCCTCCATTAAAAACCAAATTTCCAAATTCcaactataaaaaaataaaaaaaaaaactttacttttactgaaaaaataaagaaacaaaaaaaaattgaattaagtTTTCccccacccatagaggatggttcacccaccatcctaggggtGAATCACTGTGAATTGGATACCAGTCACCATGAGTCGAGAAATTTATTAGGATAAAAGAGTTTGAATAAATATGAAACAAGTAAAGGGAATGGTAGTGATTACCCCTAAACCGAAACCCAAATCTAGGTAATCTTGTAAATTTCCCAAGAAGTGTCTTTGTACAGCTGGTCTGCAGAAGGCGACCGTTAGAACTTAgaacttaaaacttaaaaaacatatgggggaagttttcatttaaaagaaaaaaaaagggcttcCCCATCTAACGGCTAGTTTTATCGTCAAACGAAAACAGAAAACTCTATTCATCTTCCTCGTCCGAGTGTTGTGTATCCTGTCTGCACTCCTCATCTCTTTTCATTTCAGAGATGAAATAGTTCTGAgctcaaaataaaaaagcacCGGATCCACCAATCCTCCTCTCCAGGTTTGGAGTCGTGGTCTGCGTAGAGATAGATTTCCGACAAAAGTGAGAATTGTGAAGGCCAGCGCAGGGTAGTTGGGTCTGGCCACTGATTTTCAGTCATAAGAAGGGAAAATAGAtcgggtaatttggtcattacTGGTTGCTGTCCGTCGATTAGGGCAAATGGATGAAACAACCTCTGAAGTATCTTTGATGTTGCAAGATCAGCAGCAGCCGACCAATACtatcaccaccaccacggccGCTCCGCAGCTTCATCGTAGACCTCGGGTGAGGGAGGTCAGTTCTAGGTTCATGTCTCCAGTcgtttcttcttcatcttctggtgATCTTCACCTCCCGGCTTCCAAATGTTTCAATCCCAAGCACGCCATGTCATCCTCCGTGGAATTTCAGCCCAGGCAGAATCAGCAGCGCTCTCAATCTGTGCAAAGGCGGCACGGTGAACTGGAACCGTTGTGCTGTGCGGACGAGAACAGACTGGATACAGCGCGGAGCAtggaaattcctcctggatctCAGAATAAAGCAGTCACACTGCAGCGGAAGCAGCGACCAGTAAAGCTCTTTAAGGAGAATGGAGGCGACGCAGAGCATCATACGCAATATCCCGACGCAAGCCACCCGAAAACCTTCAACAACAGCAGATTCTTGGGAAGAAATGGTAGTCTTGTCCGTTCGAGGCCAGACACACCGATGGTGCGTAATGTTGACAGGACAACGCCTATATCAGTTTCGTCGAATCAAAGTTTTCAGCGGTCCACCAACAACATTGGCGTCAGCTCTGTGGCAACCACAGCTGCCGCAAAGCTTGTCCAGTCGAGTATTGGGAATAAGCCCACCCCCGCGGTCTCATCCGAGGTTGCACCTTCTGTTGCTGTGAGATCTTCTACCTTGCAAGAAGATGATCAACATTTTGAAACCCTTTCAGAAAAATCAACATCTAGCGATTACTCTGGATCCGAAACATGCAGTATTTCTCATCAAGGTGGCACATTTATTAGTCCTACAAATCCATTGCAGAACTGCAAGACACGGTCAATTCCAGATTTCCGTTCTTCCATGCCAGAGGCGGATTTGTTGCCTACTATGTCCACCAGACTGGTGAATGGCCTTGGCGACTGTTCCAAAACCTCTGCTTCCCCTTTCCACCGTTCTTTGATTTCGACACTGCCAAGTTGCGTAAACTCCTTATTTAGTCCGGCCAGGCCTATCTACAAGTCAGCATCTCTTGTTGCCTTGAAGCCTAATCCGATTTCTACGAAGACAAGTATTTTCCTTCCACCACACCCATCAAACACGAAATTGGGACCAGAggcaagaaagggaaggaaggtTTCGAGTAATCAAGAAGACGTCCACGCCCTACGTCTGCTTCATAACCATTATCTGCAATGGAGATATGTGAACGCAAAAGCTGAAGCCGTGATGCAATCTCATAGGACTGCAGCTGAGGTTAGTGATCATCTTCTTCGTCCTCattcctccccctcccccaaggTTGTCATTCTTTATGAAAACTCCCGATGAAGCATCAGGGACCGAGAGTCCATCATATCCGTGTTGTGGTCTTCCCTAATAATTTTGGCCGTCAACCTTTCAATCTGCGTGGGGCACTTTTTTTATTCCTACCTATGCAACACGCTTTGGCTTTCTCCGAGGTGTCATTCAGTGAATGATTTTGTTCCATGGAGATGGCTGAGTGCAgcatatttggaagaaagataTCATTTGACAAACAATTAACGGAGAAAAGAAATTGGGCATGCTAGAAGTAAGTATAAAGAAAATTTGGGTATAGTTATAAAAACCACTGGAAGCACGTTTGATATATCAAGAAGTAAACGAAAGAAATGCTAACATACATGCCCACcttaaataaacccaaacaacagTTACGGATAGTCAGAAACTACAAATATTGACTTTGCTTAGTGTGATTATATCTATGTGGAGATTTAGAGCCACCGAGAATCAATCAgagcttctaccaaaaaaaaaaaaaaagaatcaatcaGAGCTGATCTGTCCAATCCTAACCTCTGGCCTAAAACTGCTTACAATAACTCAACTTGTATTTGGTTGGGAGGGACAGGCTGTTTCATATGTTAGAAACAAGTTAGTTAAAATATGCCAGCTTGTTAAGTTGGTTAAGTATGTGGGGTTTCATTCTGTAGGAATGGATTTAAAATGCACTTTCACCTGCAACAAGAAAGTGGTAGCCAGCTTCCAATCCaaaccccacccaaaaaaaaagacaagaaaatcCGAACTCACATTTtcttacacatttacacataatGTTATGGTTTAAATATGGATccaatacttaaaaaaaataataataaaagaaaaaagttagATTATAGACAAGAACACTCGAAGTTACTTCTTCTTTCACTTAATGATATTAAGCTTGGGTAGGAAAGCTTTATTATGTTTGTCTCAAGCTCTATCCATTATCCTTATtgtcccccaaaaaaattttgggggACCAAAATGTTTCAAAGCTacttggtttctattttcttttcccaGTATGTATATATTCAGGAGTGTTTTGATGAGTACTGCCAAACTTTTTGAATTTCATATAGAGTTTAACATCATGACATAAGTATTGCACATATTTGTTGATAAATTCTGtagatcattttattttttgataaatatcCATAGATCATATTAATATTCTACATGTTTTTCTCAATGGTTCCATAAGACGATATATATTAACTTTTAATGCTATAACATACTGAAACGTCAATCCACATTTACTGAGTTGGCTTTCCGGGTCCAACACTCCAAAGTTGAACATCTGCTGTTTAGTGTCTTCTTTGGTCATTGATTTGGTTTTAAATTTTCTCTGTTCACATCATTACCAAGAGTCGGTATCTCACATAGATGGAATGTTTAACATGCCATTCACTATGAAAATTATATAGGCTTTTAGGGATAACAGGAAATCAACATGACAAACTTTAAAATATTAAGTGTCATACAACCTTTTTGAAGGGGACACCTTAAAAAGGTGCCAAATCTCCCAGAAGCAACATCTCACCAACTGTTTTTCTATAATCCTATGCTCTGGTATTTGCCATATTCTGAAACATATCTTGTTATGATTGATGTAAACCTAATAAAATCTAACTAATTTTGATCAAATCTGATTAAAAACCTTCCCTTTTGGTTGTTATTTAAAGAGTATTGTTCTGAGAAACAATACCATGTTTGCATCACCTTGATCCCATGCAAGTGATTCCGAGAAGTTCATGGTATAAACTACTATAAACCTGCTTTGAGACACAAGATGCCTCACCTGGATGGACACAGCATCCTAGAGGGATTGTATGTTTGATGACTAAGAAAATAGGGAGGTGACTAGCTAAAATGGTGTTCATTTGTGCCCCAGAAGGCAATGCTATTCTACTCGGAGTCTTGGCATAGCATAGAAAGGTTTGGAAAGTTAGAGGATCTGATCCTCACCTTTAGTCCTCCCATTTATTCCTCAAAGAAGCCTCTTTGCATGCCTTTGTCAAGACTTATTACTTCCTTGTACTGGCACCTCTAATAACAACTGAAACTTTACCAGTCCCACTGTCTCAATCTACTGATCAAAACATATACATCTAGTGTTTCCCAAATTATGTTCTGTCCAAGCTGTTGAACTTCAGTaaaaagagcgtcccagtgcatgaggctcctgctacaGCAGGGTTTGGGAGGGGAAAATGTATGCAGCTTTAACCCTTGTGAAgcaagagaggctgtttccaagtattgaacccgcaaccaacaggttgcaatagcgctaCTTAATTGTTGCGCTGAGGCTCTTGCCCACTAGGCTGTTGAACTTCACTATAAGATAAAATTTCAAGCACAAGACCAATTTCGTCACATATCCTAGGGATTGAGCATGAGAATCACAGAAGTCTTTTCTAATGCAATCCTTCCATTTCCACATGGACTCCCAAAGCAATTGAGGACCAATAATAGAATAGCTCAGTGAGCTTTGGGGTTaccaaatagaaacaaagaaataacTCAAAATTGTGCTTCCTCCTCCCCCAACAGAGCCTCTTCCCACGGTCAATTCAATGGCAGTAAACAGCTGGTATCCAGGTTTACACTTCCATAAGAGCTTAGCTATTCATCATTTCATCATGTACCCCATTTATTTGTCGTGTTATGTCACTATATCATCAATACAatcttttactttattttactGAATGAACTTCACCCACCAAGTAAAAGCATCTAATTATTAGTCATGTTAATATACACTAAGAGATTTGAATACATGCCcaacctcttcctctcttttccaaTGTTATACTAACTGAAACATTTACCCTTTATTCTTCCTTTTCTAGAGGTCACTTTATGGTCTTTGGTGCAATATATCTCAGTTGCATGATTCTgtgaaaaggaaaggcatggaACTTGGACagctgaaaaagaaaataacattaTCTGCTATTCTTGAAGCTCAGGTAAGTTTTCTTGCTTGctgtagaaattttttttttgggttgaaatatGCTGTAAtacattgcattttttttaaattgcaaATGGTAGAATATTACTTAAAACGTTTTCCAGCCTAATTGAGATACCATTCTTTAAACATCTGAGTTCATGGATGTTAATGTAAGGAGATCAGAACCAAATACCAGAaccagagaaggagagaagagtcTTCAACATGTAAGAccgagagagggagggaggaaggCTGTGCGATAGATCAGATTGATTCTACTGCCAGCTAGTCAATATTATTTATACTAAACTGAGATTACATATTGGAAAGTGTTAGATAtataggccagaataccgtaggggtattctggtcctttcctcctttttgttttattctcttatgtttattctttctttttccctttgtttataCTATGTAGGGGCATATTTGTCCATGTActtatgttttataattataaataaagggcttggaATCACATtgattcacttaagcattaatcaaattctattttgataacatggcatcagagccacgATATCTCTGATCTGTTTTCAAAAAACCCACCCTCCCATCGTGTTatcctctctttcccttctctctcgatcttctttctcccccttctccttgcttcttctcctactctaagggcagcactacagaggtgatcagatgatctagttgctgccctcttcccacctctttttttcttttttcatgacCTATTATTCCTGTTCGATGGCTGCTGCTGGTTCTTTCCTGCGGAAATTGGAGTttccaaattttatttgaagATCAGGCCCTGCTCTTTATTGGGGCTGTTTCTCCCTATAATTGGAGCCTGTAGAtcgtcctgggatagaccaatgtctgtAGCCGGGGCTGTAGGAACAGTTTCAGATTGATTTGCCTTGCCTTTCGGTTTCTTTTTGGCAGCCcgcttggcttcaaagtcagctggtttcccatgaagcttccaacacttgtccttggtgtgataaggcttgtgacaatGGTCACAAGTAACAGGGCCAGGAGTAGAACCACCAACAGATAAAGTACCAACAGGTGCAGCAAGAGCCTTCCTTTTCTGATCTACCCATTGCACATCGCAAAGGTACCAGGacctgcactttacatcccatttctcgttttgtttcttatagttctctttctccttcttttcgtacctttgtttcctccctttcttctgtttccattcctaaaaattgtcaggaagcatctacagatgggaagtggaaggcaacaatgttggaagaaatgagagcattgaacaaaaacaatacgtgggatcttgtagctcttcctccagggaaaaaaccagtgggttgtaaatgggtgtttgtggtgaagcaaaaggcagatggtacagtggatcggtacaaggcacgtctagttgctaaaggcttcactcagacatatggcattgactaccaggagacttttgcaccggTAGCAAAACTCAATACTGTAGGGGTATTGCTATCCTTTGTAgtgaaccttggatgggatcttcagcagttggatgtgaagaatgccttcctccatggtgaactaaaagaagaagtatatatggacattcctccaggtttttaAAGTCCTGCTACCAAGGGTAAGGTATGtcaactgaagcgtgcactctatggcttgaagcagtcacctagagcttggtttggtagatttcacaaggctatgcttTCAGTGGGTTaccagcaaagcaatgctgatcatacatTGTTCATCAAACGTGTGGGTGATAGGGttactctcctcatagtctatgttgatgatattgtagtgatcggcaatgatggtgatgagatcaataGGTTGAAGCTGTTCCtcggccgtgagtttgaaattaaggatctggggaccctgaaatattttctagggatagaggttgctcgctcttcaaagggcatatttctgtctcaaagaaagtatgtcctggaTCTACTGTCTGAAACAGggctgctagggtgtcatccttctgaCACACCTATAGAAGCTACgacaagactcaaggagaaagaaggcacaccagttgacaaaggtcgttatcagcggTTGGTGGGCAAACTTATCTACCTGTCTCACACTCTACCCGACATTGCCATTGCAGTTAGTatggtcagccagtttatgcatgacccttattcttctcatatggaggtagtCCTTCGCATCttacgatacttgaagtctgctccgaGACAAGGGatacttttatctcccaatggtcatctgaaggttgaggtatacactgatgcagattgggctggttcgaGTGATAGGAAATCCATctctggatattgctcttttgtcggtgggaaccttgtcacctggcgtagtaaaaaacagaatgtggtggcaaggtctagtgctgaggctgaattcCGTGCGATGGCTCATGGTATATGTGAATTGTTGTGGCTTAAGGGGCTGTTGCAAGATATTGGGGTTGCTGTccaacttccaatgatgttatattgtgacaataaggctgccataagcatcgctcataatcctgtccaacatgaccgtactaaacatgtggaggtggaccgacatttcatcaaggagaaacttgaagctggcctaatctgtgttccctatgtgaagtctactgatcagctggctgatgtgttcacgaaaatgagtggcaaagtgtttcatccttttctagccaagttgggcatgtgtgacatttttgcaccaacttgaggggagtgttagatatataggccagaataccgtaggggtattctagtcctttcctccttttgttttattctcttatgtttattctttctttttccctttgtttataCTATGTAGGGGCATATTTGTCCATGTACTTATGttttaatattataaataaagggcttagggaatcacattgattcacttaagcattaatcaaattctattttgataacagaaagaaaataaacttcTTAGCTTGGCCGACTAATCACCATACTAGGAAACTAAatctaattacaataggaatcTTTAAAGTACTTACACAAGGAACACTATCCCACGGTATAGAGGTCCATGTACACTCATGGACCTACAACCGACACATACctactttaacactccccctcaagctggagtatatatatgtatatctcTGTACCCAGTTTTGAACAACAGCCAACAAATGCAGTTTGAAACAACGCctgtaaacatatcaccaagtttaTTGCTAGAGTTGATGAACAGAGTTGAAATAAGCTTTTGCATGACTGCATTTCTCATAAAATGACAgtaacctcaatatgcttggtttgTTCATGAAAAGCTGGATTGCTAGCAATATAGATTGAATTtgattgtgaccaagtggtcacgggtttgagtctggaaacagtctctctgcaaAAGCACGGGTAAGGGTGCGTACATTATGTCCGGTTTTGGCATGTACCACTAAACAGTTTCTTTTCTCTATTCTCTTTAGAAAGAGGGATGGGCACGCAACCCGTTTATCTTGGCATCATATATTGccagagagggagaaagagagccAATGGGTGTTGGTTCGTCAATAGGAGGGGGGCCACATCATTAatgaggagggaggagggagaaaCTAAGGATCAAGATCTCGATTTCAGACCTAGTTTCAGTCAGGCCCGAAATTGAGACGTGTACGATTTCATTTCAAGGTTTTGACACTGGGCCTCCCTAGGTTGAAACTCAAGGTCGAAACTTGGGTTTCGTTTCGGCCAGACAATTCGGAGATTTCGATCAGTTTCGACTGAGATTTAGCTCCATGGGAGAAACTATGAGGGGGCATGTGCGCACCTTTTCCCCATCTTTTTAGAAGTGAGTATTAACAAGCCTTGAACTCGAGATAACGCAGAAAAAGCTGAGGAAAAACCTGAAAGAGATAAGGGAAAGTTGAAAGTAACCCATGTTATGTATTTGTGATCATGTTATAACCCAACATAACAAGCCTTGTTATGTATTTTGCACagatccaaaaggaaaaaactatTATTTAACTTGTTAGTGCCCAATCCTCTATTAGGCACtgatggtattttttttttgggtggggagTTGCTAGCTGCAGTGCTCAAGTAGAGACATTCTCACAGAAATCGCACCTGTATGGTGGGATCCACACAATCGGGGACAGGTCCTACTGCGCCAATGGGATCACAGAACAAGCATCCCAGCATGCTTGCATTCAATTAACATTTCTTAATTTAATACGTGGTATAgttattcaaatttcaaaatacaTGTGATTTAATTGTGTATTCATATTACTCTATGACAAACTTTGTTTTAATCAAATTAGTTGCTTCCTATTTTATAGATCCTACTAGAGTGGGATTAAGTTCACATTTGGTTTATTAGGTTTATAGGTTTCTAATAGGTAACCCccaagagaagaggaaaagaccAGGGATCAATAGATTAGTTGGCCAAAATCATACAGGCATGTTTATGGGCATGGCAAGGATGTTGGGCAAGGGATGGAAAGCCTCCCACCTGTGTAAGTCAAATATAAACAGCGCACGAAATCATGTGACACTCAAAAATATGTATATGCAATATTGGAAGCAACAGAAACGAACCGATAAATACAAACCAACACAATTCTATATTTAACATGGAAAATCCTTCAATGTGAAGGGAATACCACGAGGCAGCTCCAAGAGGAATCCACTAATATCAAGTTTGATTACAATGTTTCACTTCTCAAGACTTGAGATTTACAAGAATGAGAGAAGAACAGTAACACTTGAAGAAATACAAGGTTACCTCACAACCATCAACAAGATGACAATACTCCAACTTTAAAAGCCCCAAATATATCTCCAAATAGCTTGGAGAACCAACTAAAAAGCCTAAGCAATAAATTCGATTACCTGGCTTGATCAAGAGCATGAGTTATAGCCATAGTTTACGATCTCGTGATGTATCGGTATCTCAGGCTTGTTGAGACGGCCGAAATAtcaccgaaatatggtattttttctgccatatttcggcagt encodes:
- the LOC122639074 gene encoding QWRF motif-containing protein 6-like, translating into MDETTSEVSLMLQDQQQPTNTITTTTAAPQLHRRPRVREVSSRFMSPVVSSSSSGDLHLPASKCFNPKHAMSSSVEFQPRQNQQRSQSVQRRHGELEPLCCADENRLDTARSMEIPPGSQNKAVTLQRKQRPVKLFKENGGDAEHHTQYPDASHPKTFNNSRFLGRNGSLVRSRPDTPMVRNVDRTTPISVSSNQSFQRSTNNIGVSSVATTAAAKLVQSSIGNKPTPAVSSEVAPSVAVRSSTLQEDDQHFETLSEKSTSSDYSGSETCSISHQGGTFISPTNPLQNCKTRSIPDFRSSMPEADLLPTMSTRLVNGLGDCSKTSASPFHRSLISTLPSCVNSLFSPARPIYKSASLVALKPNPISTKTSIFLPPHPSNTKLGPEARKGRKVSSNQEDVHALRLLHNHYLQWRYVNAKAEAVMQSHRTAAERSLYGLWCNISQLHDSVKRKGMELGQLKKKITLSAILEAQMPYLEEWSAIEENYSTSLSGAIKALQDTLLRLPINGNVRVDFREVEEALNSASNVMGIISFHLRNFLPKTERLVTLISELAEVASRERALVEECGDLLTKTHMLQVEESSLRGQLIQVSRSTAGQSREE